From one Gracilibacillus salinarum genomic stretch:
- a CDS encoding MogA/MoaB family molybdenum cofactor biosynthesis protein gives MSEAHKKEAPKTVRCKVITVSDTRTAESDKSGQLMHKYLEAAEHQVTAYEIVKDEQHLIGEAIESGLNNTDVDAILLNGGTGIAKRDVTIEVVEQMMNKAIPGFGEIFRMLSFQEDIGSAAILSRATAGVVRDKAVFATPGSSGAVKLAMERLIIPELGHVMREVKKDL, from the coding sequence ATGTCCGAAGCACACAAAAAAGAAGCTCCTAAGACGGTAAGGTGCAAGGTCATCACGGTGAGCGATACTCGCACAGCTGAGTCTGATAAAAGCGGACAGCTTATGCATAAGTATTTGGAAGCAGCCGAGCATCAGGTGACAGCCTATGAGATAGTGAAGGATGAGCAACATTTGATAGGAGAAGCAATCGAGAGTGGATTGAACAACACTGATGTCGATGCCATACTGTTAAATGGTGGCACAGGAATCGCTAAGAGAGATGTCACGATCGAAGTGGTGGAACAAATGATGAATAAGGCGATTCCGGGCTTTGGTGAAATTTTTAGAATGCTAAGCTTTCAGGAGGATATTGGTTCTGCAGCTATTCTTTCACGCGCGACGGCTGGTGTTGTTCGTGATAAAGCGGTTTTTGCTACACCGGGCTCTTCCGGTGCTGTGAAACTGGCAATGGAGCGGTTGATTATTCCAGAGTTGGGGCATGTGATGAGGGAAGTTAAGAAGGATTTGTAA
- the moaC gene encoding cyclic pyranopterin monophosphate synthase MoaC produces the protein MSDFSHINEQGRAKMVDITDKKITSRTAIARSSILVNEEIYTKITDKQIGKGDVLSVAQVAGIMAAKQTSNIIPMCHPLPLSGVNIQFDWEQEEDQFALVITVEAKTKGSTGVEMEALTAATATALTVYDMCKAVDKGMVIGQTYLVEKTGGKSGVYRREN, from the coding sequence ATGTCAGACTTCTCTCATATCAATGAACAAGGCAGAGCGAAAATGGTAGACATTACAGATAAAAAAATAACAAGCAGAACCGCCATTGCCCGCTCAAGTATTTTGGTAAATGAAGAAATCTACACAAAAATTACAGATAAGCAGATTGGCAAAGGCGATGTTTTGTCTGTTGCACAAGTAGCAGGAATTATGGCGGCAAAACAAACATCAAACATTATTCCAATGTGCCACCCCTTACCATTAAGCGGAGTGAATATACAGTTTGATTGGGAACAGGAAGAGGATCAATTTGCATTAGTTATTACGGTCGAAGCAAAAACAAAAGGAAGTACCGGTGTGGAAATGGAAGCTTTAACAGCCGCGACGGCTACAGCACTAACCGTTTATGACATGTGTAAAGCAGTAGATAAAGGGATGGTCATCGGACAGACCTATCTGGTTGAGAAAACTGGTGGGAAAAGTGGTGTATATCGAAGAGAGAATTGA
- the modA gene encoding molybdate ABC transporter substrate-binding protein, with product MKRFVPLMLVAMIVLTACQEEKKEITISAAASLTDAINEAVALFEEENPEYDVAVNLGGSGSLSKQIIQGAPVDVFFSASVDHLMEVKEEGLLEDESIQALLQNKLVWVQPESTAPVTDMKTVDHIALGTPETVPAGMYAKQSLEDLGIYQGLNEQLVFTKDVRQVMQYVESENADLGVVYQTDALISDKVQINDQLPLGEHDPIIYPVAMLHNAKEEAKPFYDFLQSEEVMDIFKEYGFEEVDGDVDDSIFSAN from the coding sequence ATGAAACGTTTTGTACCATTAATGTTAGTAGCAATGATTGTGTTAACGGCTTGTCAGGAAGAGAAAAAGGAGATTACGATCTCAGCGGCAGCTTCTTTGACAGATGCTATTAATGAAGCAGTTGCACTTTTTGAAGAGGAAAATCCGGAATACGATGTGGCAGTGAATCTTGGCGGTTCCGGATCACTTAGTAAACAAATTATTCAAGGTGCACCAGTCGATGTCTTTTTTTCAGCGTCTGTTGATCATTTGATGGAAGTGAAAGAAGAAGGACTGCTAGAAGATGAAAGCATCCAAGCATTGCTACAAAATAAGCTTGTCTGGGTCCAGCCGGAAAGCACTGCGCCTGTAACGGATATGAAGACCGTCGATCATATTGCACTTGGAACACCAGAAACCGTACCAGCAGGCATGTATGCTAAACAATCGCTGGAGGATCTTGGTATCTATCAAGGATTAAACGAGCAGTTAGTTTTCACGAAAGATGTACGTCAGGTCATGCAGTATGTAGAAAGTGAGAACGCCGATCTTGGTGTTGTCTATCAAACCGATGCGCTTATTTCCGATAAAGTACAAATTAATGATCAGCTGCCATTAGGGGAGCATGACCCGATTATTTATCCAGTAGCGATGTTACATAATGCAAAAGAAGAAGCAAAACCTTTTTATGATTTCCTGCAATCGGAAGAAGTCATGGATATATTTAAAGAGTACGGATTTGAAGAAGTAGATGGTGACGTTGATGACAGCATTTTTTCAGCCAATTAA
- the modB gene encoding molybdate ABC transporter permease subunit, which produces MTAFFQPIKLSLIVSLIALLIVIVLGMTIAWLMAKKNFRGKVWIETFLLLPIVLPPTVIGFLLIMLFGQNGFLGKVSQLFFGQSLIFTIWAAVIAAVIVAFPLMYQSVKTGISFVDRHVEDAARVDGANEWKVFSFITLPLIKKSLVSGVVLSFARALGEFGATLMFAGNIPGRTQTVPMAIYVAFESNKMALAWGWVLSIIVVSFVMLLFLRNSA; this is translated from the coding sequence ATGACAGCATTTTTTCAGCCAATTAAATTATCACTGATTGTTTCTCTCATCGCCTTACTCATTGTTATCGTCTTAGGCATGACGATTGCCTGGCTGATGGCGAAGAAGAATTTCAGAGGAAAAGTCTGGATCGAGACATTCTTATTATTGCCAATCGTATTGCCGCCAACGGTCATCGGTTTTTTGCTTATCATGTTATTTGGCCAGAACGGTTTTTTAGGAAAAGTAAGTCAGCTTTTCTTCGGACAATCACTCATTTTTACGATTTGGGCAGCGGTAATAGCGGCGGTGATCGTTGCATTTCCGTTAATGTATCAATCGGTCAAAACAGGCATATCATTTGTGGATCGGCATGTAGAAGATGCTGCGAGAGTGGATGGAGCCAATGAATGGAAGGTATTTTCGTTTATTACTTTGCCGCTTATCAAGAAATCATTGGTTTCCGGCGTTGTGCTCAGCTTTGCTAGAGCATTAGGAGAATTTGGTGCTACCTTAATGTTCGCCGGAAATATCCCGGGGCGAACACAAACCGTCCCGATGGCAATTTACGTGGCCTTTGAATCGAACAAAATGGCGCTGGCATGGGGATGGGTATTATCGATTATTGTCGTTTCTTTTGTTATGCTACTATTTTTACGTAATTCTGCCTAA
- a CDS encoding adenine deaminase C-terminal domain-containing protein, with protein sequence MNDHLYRWRNKEIRKQVAVIDGKELPTLILKNAYYLNVFLRKWLVANIWIYQDRIVYVGANLPEQLDQIEVVDCTGKFIVPGYIEPHVHPFQLYNPYHLAIHAGQTGTTTLMNDNLPWLYLTNREKAFSLIDDFMKLPVSMYWWARFDSQSEINEEQEIFKDEEVHAWLQHDAVVQGGELTAWPQVMRNDDRILYWMQEAKRMRKPVEGHFPGASEKTLVKLKLLGASSDHEALSGEEVFNRLSMGYRVGLRHSSVRPDLPKLLKELQELGITSYDFLTMTTDGATPAFYENGLINECVQIAIDNGVPEIEAYMMATYNAAEQFHLEERLGGIAPGRVAHLNILSASDNATPESVIAKGKWLKRDGKLIKQEIDVDWEKYGLGKLELDWQLTERDLQFSMPVGLKMVNDVVMKPYPIRIDANTEKITNSVDESFLMLADREGKWRVNTIIKGFTKTLGGLASSYSLTGDIVLIGKCKSDLLLAFNRMKEIGGGIVLVNDGKVIFELRLNIAGMMYDGDMSSLIEEDKMLKKILIDHGYQYVDPPYNLLFLSSMNLPFVRITPMGIVDVKKKEILFPAIMR encoded by the coding sequence ATGAACGATCATTTATATAGATGGCGAAATAAAGAAATTCGCAAACAAGTAGCCGTCATTGATGGAAAAGAACTACCAACACTAATATTAAAAAACGCATACTACTTAAACGTTTTTTTACGAAAATGGCTAGTAGCCAACATATGGATTTATCAGGATCGAATTGTATATGTCGGGGCGAACCTGCCAGAACAGTTAGATCAGATCGAAGTGGTTGATTGCACAGGAAAGTTTATTGTTCCTGGGTATATCGAACCGCATGTACATCCGTTCCAATTATATAATCCTTATCATTTAGCAATCCATGCCGGGCAGACGGGAACAACAACTTTGATGAATGACAACTTACCTTGGCTTTATTTAACCAATAGAGAGAAAGCGTTTTCATTAATTGATGATTTTATGAAATTGCCTGTATCGATGTATTGGTGGGCAAGATTCGACTCACAATCAGAAATTAATGAAGAGCAGGAAATCTTCAAAGATGAAGAAGTTCATGCCTGGTTACAGCATGATGCAGTTGTCCAAGGTGGGGAACTGACAGCCTGGCCTCAGGTCATGCGTAATGATGACCGGATCCTGTATTGGATGCAGGAAGCGAAACGGATGCGTAAGCCGGTGGAAGGCCATTTTCCAGGGGCATCGGAGAAGACATTAGTGAAATTAAAATTGTTAGGTGCCAGCTCTGATCATGAAGCATTGTCAGGGGAAGAAGTTTTTAACCGCTTGTCAATGGGATACCGTGTTGGACTCAGACATTCCTCGGTAAGACCAGATTTACCGAAGCTGTTAAAAGAATTACAGGAACTCGGCATCACCAGTTACGATTTTCTAACGATGACAACCGATGGGGCGACACCAGCTTTTTATGAAAATGGCTTAATTAATGAATGTGTTCAGATCGCAATTGATAATGGTGTGCCAGAGATAGAAGCTTATATGATGGCAACGTATAATGCGGCGGAGCAATTTCATCTGGAGGAGCGTCTCGGTGGTATCGCACCAGGACGGGTCGCGCATTTGAACATCCTGTCAGCCTCTGACAACGCGACACCGGAATCGGTGATTGCGAAAGGAAAATGGCTGAAAAGAGATGGAAAGCTGATAAAACAAGAAATAGATGTAGATTGGGAAAAGTACGGTTTGGGTAAATTGGAGCTGGATTGGCAATTAACAGAACGTGACTTGCAGTTCTCGATGCCGGTAGGTTTGAAAATGGTGAATGATGTCGTCATGAAACCATATCCGATCCGTATTGATGCGAACACAGAAAAGATTACGAACTCAGTGGATGAATCGTTTCTTATGCTGGCTGACCGCGAAGGGAAATGGCGAGTAAATACGATTATAAAAGGTTTTACAAAGACATTAGGTGGATTAGCAAGTTCCTATTCATTGACTGGAGATATTGTATTGATCGGAAAGTGCAAATCAGACTTACTGTTAGCATTTAATAGAATGAAAGAAATTGGCGGTGGAATTGTTCTCGTCAATGATGGCAAGGTTATTTTTGAATTGCGACTAAATATAGCCGGTATGATGTACGATGGTGATATGTCTTCATTGATTGAAGAGGATAAAATGTTAAAGAAAATCCTGATCGATCATGGCTACCAATATGTAGATCCACCATATAATTTGCTGTTTCTGTCATCGATGAATTTGCCTTTTGTCCGTATCACACCGATGGGAATTGTTGATGTCAAAAAGAAAGAGATTCTGTTCCCAGCAATCATGCGCTAA
- a CDS encoding DUF3048 domain-containing protein, translating to MKKLCFVLLCVLFSLVACSGEGEQVSDQEPVENDGQQEEPAEPAEPEEPAFIYPFTGLKADEEANNRAVAVMVNNHPKARPQTGLSHADVVFEILAEGNITRFMALFHGDLPERVGPVRSARPYYFNLADDYNALYVYHGAANYIEDMIKNGAVQGLNGMYYDNDKVLFERSDDRVAPHNSYAIFDGIFSRAEEQGYPVEAAYEPLTFTEEVTAEESASEISFNYGSNSVSYQYDETSGKYLRYSDGEQTVEYVDSTPIELDNVMILETAHQVIDDAGRREIDLESGGNALLLQQGKVQRVQWERIDGRIIPTKDGEPVPFLPGQTWINVIPTSPGIDGVELSSGTE from the coding sequence ATGAAGAAATTATGTTTTGTTTTATTATGTGTGCTGTTCTCTTTGGTAGCGTGTTCAGGTGAAGGAGAACAAGTTAGTGATCAAGAACCAGTGGAGAATGATGGGCAACAAGAAGAACCGGCTGAGCCTGCGGAACCTGAAGAACCTGCTTTTATTTATCCATTTACTGGACTCAAAGCAGATGAAGAGGCAAACAATCGTGCAGTAGCCGTGATGGTTAATAATCACCCGAAGGCAAGACCACAAACAGGACTGTCTCATGCGGATGTCGTCTTTGAAATATTAGCAGAAGGGAATATTACTCGCTTTATGGCACTTTTCCATGGTGATTTGCCAGAACGAGTAGGACCGGTGAGAAGTGCTCGTCCTTATTATTTTAACCTGGCTGATGATTATAATGCGCTATATGTCTATCATGGTGCAGCAAATTATATAGAAGATATGATTAAGAACGGTGCCGTGCAAGGATTGAATGGTATGTATTATGATAATGATAAGGTGCTGTTCGAGCGTTCTGATGACAGAGTCGCTCCGCACAATTCCTATGCTATTTTTGATGGGATATTCTCACGTGCAGAGGAACAAGGCTATCCAGTCGAAGCAGCGTATGAGCCGCTTACTTTTACAGAAGAAGTAACTGCAGAGGAGTCTGCGTCTGAGATTTCTTTTAACTATGGTAGTAATTCGGTTAGCTATCAATATGATGAAACCTCTGGAAAATATCTGCGCTACAGCGATGGCGAACAGACGGTGGAGTACGTGGATAGTACGCCAATTGAATTGGATAACGTGATGATTCTCGAGACGGCCCACCAGGTAATTGATGATGCCGGTCGTCGTGAGATTGATTTAGAATCTGGCGGAAATGCTTTATTGCTACAGCAGGGTAAAGTACAACGCGTGCAATGGGAGCGAATTGATGGTAGAATTATCCCAACGAAAGATGGAGAACCTGTTCCGTTCCTTCCAGGTCAAACGTGGATAAACGTGATCCCGACAAGCCCTGGAATTGATGGTGTTGAACTGTCGAGTGGTACGGAATAA
- a CDS encoding YerC/YecD family TrpR-related protein has product MQIDKLRGEQLDQLFDAILTLENREECYRFFDDIATMTEIQALTQRLQVAKMLDEGQTYTAITQESRASTTTISRVKRCLAYGNDGYRIVLDRLQKKE; this is encoded by the coding sequence ATGCAAATAGATAAATTGCGAGGCGAACAGCTGGATCAACTGTTCGATGCGATTTTAACATTAGAAAACCGAGAAGAATGCTATCGTTTTTTTGACGATATTGCGACAATGACCGAAATCCAGGCATTAACACAACGGTTGCAAGTAGCAAAGATGCTGGATGAAGGGCAAACCTATACCGCTATTACCCAAGAATCCAGAGCTTCAACTACAACCATTTCACGCGTAAAGCGTTGCCTGGCATACGGAAACGATGGTTATCGCATTGTATTGGATCGATTACAGAAAAAAGAGTAA
- a CDS encoding Gfo/Idh/MocA family protein: MIRFGVIGTNWITERFINGASQLENFQLNAVYSRTEEKAIDFANKYEVQHTYTDLQEFAESDQIDAVYIASPTALHSEQAIICMHGGKHVIVEKPFASNEKEVQAMVDTAKQNNVTLMEAMKTTHTPNFQLIKDSLEKIGPVRRYVANFCQYSSRYDKYKQGEVLNAFKPELSNGSLMDIGVYCIYPMVALFGAPDRVKATAYMLESGVDGEGTVTVDYPSLNGVAMFSKITNSELPSEIQGEKGSIVIGKFSDMDDVKIVYKDGTEEALGATQNDNTMYYEANSFLETIEQGEMENPVNTWENSLATIRILDQARKEIGLEFPADRK; the protein is encoded by the coding sequence ATGATACGATTTGGAGTTATCGGAACGAATTGGATCACGGAACGCTTTATAAATGGTGCCAGCCAGTTAGAGAATTTTCAGCTGAATGCTGTTTACTCTCGAACTGAGGAGAAAGCGATCGATTTTGCGAACAAATATGAGGTGCAGCATACATATACAGATTTGCAGGAATTTGCAGAGAGTGATCAGATTGATGCAGTATATATTGCGTCTCCCACTGCGTTGCATAGTGAACAAGCGATTATCTGTATGCATGGTGGCAAACATGTTATCGTCGAGAAACCTTTCGCTTCTAATGAGAAAGAAGTACAAGCGATGGTCGATACCGCGAAACAAAATAACGTTACCTTAATGGAAGCGATGAAGACCACGCATACACCGAACTTCCAGCTAATCAAAGACAGTCTAGAAAAAATCGGACCTGTCCGCCGCTATGTGGCTAACTTCTGTCAGTATTCTTCGCGCTATGATAAATATAAACAAGGTGAGGTATTGAATGCTTTCAAACCTGAACTATCTAATGGTTCCTTAATGGATATCGGTGTGTATTGTATTTACCCGATGGTAGCTTTATTCGGTGCACCGGATCGTGTGAAAGCAACGGCCTACATGTTAGAGTCTGGTGTAGACGGGGAAGGAACGGTAACCGTTGATTATCCATCACTAAATGGTGTGGCAATGTTTTCTAAAATCACGAACTCAGAACTGCCATCAGAAATCCAAGGAGAAAAAGGTTCGATCGTTATCGGCAAGTTCTCCGATATGGATGATGTCAAAATTGTGTATAAAGATGGAACAGAAGAAGCATTAGGTGCTACACAAAACGACAACACCATGTATTATGAAGCGAACTCCTTCTTGGAAACAATCGAGCAAGGCGAAATGGAAAACCCGGTGAATACGTGGGAAAATTCCCTGGCAACCATTCGGATCCTCGATCAGGCGAGAAAAGAAATCGGACTCGAGTTCCCGGCAGATCGTAAGTGA
- the ahpF gene encoding alkyl hydroperoxide reductase subunit F produces the protein MLDQEIKSQLNEYLKLLENNIVIKASIGSDDVSKEVEELVNEIAGMSDKITVENSDFPRTPSFSINREGEDTGVVFAGVPLGHEFTSLVLALLQVSGRPPKVDEKVIAQIQQLNGPLHFETFVSLSCQNCPDVVQALNVMSVVHPDITHTMIEGSAFKEEADGRDVMAVPAVFLDGESFVNGRQTLESILERLGSSVDTTELNEKDPFDVLVVGGGPAGSSAAIYAARKGIRTGIVAERFGGQVQDTLGIENFITTTYTEGPKLVANMEEHVREYEVDIMNSMRAKSLTKNDLFELELENGATLKSKTVVISTGARWRNIGVPGEAEYKNKGVAYCPHCDGPIFAGKDVAVIGGGNSGVEAAIDLAGIVNHVTVIEYAAELKADSVLQDRLKSLPNVTVLTNAKTEEIYGSDKVEGLRYLDLDSGDAKEITLAGVFVQIGLVPNTEWLQGTVEMNKFGEIIVDSHGTSSIPGVFAAGDCTNSAYKQIIISMGSGATASLGAFDHLIRN, from the coding sequence ATGCTTGATCAGGAAATTAAATCGCAGCTTAATGAATATTTAAAACTATTAGAAAACAATATTGTCATAAAGGCGAGCATTGGATCAGATGATGTATCGAAAGAAGTCGAAGAACTAGTAAATGAGATTGCTGGCATGTCTGACAAAATCACGGTTGAAAATAGTGATTTTCCAAGAACACCTAGTTTCAGTATTAACCGCGAAGGCGAGGATACTGGCGTTGTATTTGCCGGTGTCCCGCTCGGTCATGAATTCACTTCTCTCGTCTTAGCATTATTACAAGTCAGTGGCCGTCCACCAAAAGTGGATGAAAAAGTCATTGCCCAAATTCAACAATTGAATGGTCCGTTACATTTTGAAACGTTTGTCAGTCTATCCTGCCAAAACTGCCCTGATGTCGTACAGGCATTAAACGTGATGAGTGTTGTACATCCGGACATCACACACACGATGATTGAAGGCTCTGCCTTTAAAGAGGAAGCAGATGGCAGAGATGTGATGGCTGTTCCAGCTGTTTTCTTAGATGGCGAATCGTTCGTCAATGGACGTCAGACATTAGAAAGCATCTTAGAAAGGCTTGGCAGCAGTGTCGACACTACTGAATTGAATGAAAAAGATCCATTCGATGTGCTCGTTGTTGGTGGCGGACCAGCTGGCTCAAGCGCAGCTATTTATGCCGCTCGTAAAGGGATTCGTACTGGAATTGTGGCAGAACGTTTTGGTGGACAGGTTCAAGATACGCTTGGTATCGAAAACTTTATTACCACCACTTATACGGAAGGGCCAAAACTGGTCGCGAACATGGAAGAACATGTCCGTGAATATGAAGTAGATATTATGAATTCTATGCGTGCCAAGTCTTTAACAAAAAATGACCTATTTGAATTGGAATTAGAAAATGGCGCAACGTTAAAAAGTAAAACAGTCGTCATTTCTACCGGTGCTCGCTGGAGAAATATCGGCGTGCCTGGGGAAGCCGAATACAAAAACAAAGGGGTTGCCTATTGCCCTCACTGTGACGGACCAATTTTCGCCGGAAAAGATGTAGCAGTCATCGGTGGTGGAAACTCCGGTGTCGAAGCTGCTATTGACTTAGCCGGGATCGTCAATCATGTCACAGTGATCGAATACGCAGCAGAATTAAAAGCAGATTCTGTTTTACAGGATCGTTTGAAAAGCTTGCCTAACGTAACAGTGCTTACCAATGCCAAAACAGAAGAAATCTATGGATCTGATAAAGTGGAAGGACTTCGCTATTTAGATCTTGATAGTGGCGATGCAAAAGAAATTACATTGGCAGGTGTCTTTGTACAGATCGGTCTTGTACCTAATACAGAGTGGCTGCAAGGAACAGTAGAAATGAACAAATTTGGAGAAATCATTGTAGATTCGCACGGTACATCAAGCATTCCTGGTGTATTTGCAGCAGGAGATTGTACGAACAGTGCCTACAAGCAAATTATCATCTCCATGGGTTCCGGCGCTACAGCTTCTTTAGGCGCATTCGATCATTTAATTCGAAATTAA
- the ahpC gene encoding alkyl hydroperoxide reductase subunit C — MSLIGKEILPFKASAFRQGEFVDVTEENFKGNWSIVCFYPADFTFVCPTELEDLQDQYAELQKLGVEVFSVSTDTHFTHKAWHESSDAIGKLEYTMIGDPSQQLSRNFDVLREEEGLADRGTFIIDPDGIIQAVEINAEGIGRDASTLLGKIKAAQYVRNNPDEVCPAKWKEGGETLKPSLDLVGKI; from the coding sequence ATGTCACTAATCGGCAAAGAGATTCTACCATTTAAAGCATCTGCATTCCGCCAAGGGGAATTCGTGGATGTAACAGAAGAAAATTTCAAAGGAAACTGGAGCATTGTTTGCTTCTACCCAGCAGACTTTACTTTCGTTTGTCCAACAGAATTAGAAGATTTACAAGATCAGTATGCTGAACTTCAAAAACTAGGCGTAGAAGTATTCTCTGTTTCTACCGATACTCACTTTACACATAAAGCATGGCACGAAAGCTCTGATGCAATTGGCAAACTTGAATACACCATGATTGGAGATCCTTCACAACAATTATCCCGCAACTTCGATGTATTAAGAGAAGAAGAAGGTCTTGCGGATCGCGGTACTTTCATCATCGATCCAGATGGTATTATCCAAGCTGTAGAAATTAATGCTGAAGGTATTGGCCGTGACGCTAGTACATTACTTGGCAAAATAAAAGCAGCTCAGTATGTACGTAACAATCCAGATGAAGTTTGCCCAGCTAAATGGAAAGAAGGCGGCGAAACATTAAAGCCAAGCCTTGATTTAGTAGGGAAAATATAA
- a CDS encoding heptaprenylglyceryl phosphate synthase: MYNMDEWKHIFKLDPAKEISGDMIDKLCESGTDAIIVGGTDDVTLDGVLQLLSRIRRHAVPVILEISNIESVTPGYDYYFVPMVLNSQEKKWLIDVQHEAIVEYGDVINWDEMFAEGYCIMNPESKVYQHADCKLPTDEEAIAYARMVEHLFMLPFFYLEYSGTYGDSALVEAIQQELQETKLIYGGGIETKEQAAEMSEFADIIVVGNVIYDNPKEALKTVNATK, from the coding sequence GTGTATAATATGGACGAATGGAAGCATATCTTCAAGCTCGACCCAGCGAAAGAGATTTCAGGGGATATGATAGATAAACTGTGTGAATCAGGGACGGATGCGATCATCGTTGGTGGAACAGACGACGTTACATTAGATGGTGTCTTGCAGCTGTTGAGCCGAATACGCCGTCATGCGGTACCTGTGATATTGGAAATATCGAATATTGAATCGGTCACACCAGGCTATGACTATTATTTTGTCCCGATGGTGTTGAACAGCCAGGAGAAGAAATGGCTGATCGATGTCCAACACGAAGCGATTGTCGAGTATGGTGATGTGATCAATTGGGATGAGATGTTTGCAGAAGGATACTGTATCATGAATCCCGAATCAAAAGTGTACCAGCATGCTGATTGTAAGCTGCCAACGGATGAGGAAGCAATTGCTTATGCGAGAATGGTGGAGCATCTGTTCATGTTACCATTTTTCTATTTAGAATACAGTGGTACATATGGAGATTCTGCACTTGTAGAAGCGATTCAACAAGAACTGCAGGAAACGAAGCTGATTTACGGCGGCGGTATTGAAACAAAGGAACAAGCAGCCGAAATGAGTGAATTCGCAGATATAATTGTTGTCGGTAATGTGATCTATGACAACCCGAAAGAAGCATTAAAAACAGTAAACGCAACAAAGTAA